A window of the Falco biarmicus isolate bFalBia1 chromosome 10, bFalBia1.pri, whole genome shotgun sequence genome harbors these coding sequences:
- the OCSTAMP gene encoding osteoclast stimulatory transmembrane protein, with amino-acid sequence MDSFRARLRHLSATGIRARVYCENCLLPEVRRTTADLWWIYSKPVPANSKELWTLFLQCSCITAVTGGLFYNWMFASLEYSWHLSIATAISFSLLLLLTLFLVHPARCVFSMIMPTLGTKQGRKLLLSTCIMIVAVNVTPNIIRNIKTILQVIECICKNSSESLLNSTALLQTASWEFGDAIQGTLHSINVYRPMNGHFQFSLFKNSSLIYQQMHLAGEKIGRDFLAAEVLVKDSIRIGNKLVAGFSMFYLCFGSTWYLKKYLTKLHFDNFYITKELERLAVDRNAAHLLVDSSKNLIRPTGLKLSREEVMLCLMQAMLLTVALMVMLVVVAMDHFAFSMADTVVRKAAQFSVVPVTFSIKYSAKIAILPYHTKLFQHSDEELPHQDFEKSYHHSLIFSSAHCKLTPPMPPNLSVLLVVGLLFCILYATVFLETYAHRLCRKIAASFFQSWEEKRVLYLYKKLCRKHKEEQNCVRN; translated from the exons ATGGACAGTTTTCGAGCAAGACTGAGACACCTCTCTGCCACTGG GATAAGAGCCCGTGTCTACTGTGAGAACTGTCTGCTCCCAGAGGTGCGCAGGACCACGGCAGACCTATGGTGGATTTActccaagcctgtcccagcaaacagcaaagaGCTGTGGACCTTGTTTCTGCAGTGTTCCTGCATTACAGCAGTGACAGGGGGCCTCTTCTACAACTGGATGTTTGCCTCCCTGGAGTACTCCTGGCATCTCTCCATTGCAACGGCCATCTCCTTCAGTCTGCTCCTTCTGCTGACCCTTTTCTTGGTGCACCCTGCCCGTTGTGTCTTCAGTATGATCATGCCTACGTTGGGTACCAAACAGGGCCGGAAACTTCTCTTGTCAACCTGCATCATGATAGTAGCGGTTAATGTAACACCCAACATCATAAGGAATATTAAAACCATACTGCAGGTCATTGAGTGCATCTGCAAGAATTCGTCTGAGAGCCTTTTGAACTCAACTGCTCTGCTACAGACAGCTTCCTGGGAGTTTGGGGATGCAATCCAAGGAACCCTTCATTCAATTAATGTTTATAGGCCTATGAATggacattttcagttttctttgtttaagaACAGCTCCTTGATCTATCAGCAAATGCACCttgctggtgagaaaattgGGAGGGACTTTTTGGCTGCTGAGGTACTGGTCAAAGACTCTATAAGAATAGGCAACAAGCTGGTTGCTGGCTTCTCCATGTTCTATCTCTGTTTTGGGTCCACCTGGTATTTGAAAAAATACCTCACCAAACTCCACTTTGACAATTTTTATATCACCAAGGAGCTGGAGCGTTTAGCTGTGGACAGAAATGCAGCTCATCTGCTGGTGGACTCATCCAAAAACCTCATTCGACCAACAGGCCTGAAGTTGTCCCGGGAAGAAGTGATGCTGTGCCTCATGCAAGCCATGCTGCTCACCGTGGCCCTGAtggtgatgctggtggtggtggcaatGGACCACTTTGCCTTCAGCATGGCAGACACTGTGGTGAGAAAGGCAGCTCAGTTCTCTGTGGTGCCCGTCACTTTCAGCATCAAATACAGT GCTAAAATAGCAATCCTGCCTTATCATACGAAACTTTTTCAACATTCTGATGAAGAATTACCACATCAGGACTTTGAAAAAAGCTACCACCATTCTCTGATCTTCAGCTCTGCCCACTGCAAGCTCACCCCTCCGATGCCTCCCAACCTCTCTGTGCTGCTCGTCGTGGGGCTGCTCTTCTGCATCCTCTATGCCACCGTATTCCTGGAAACCTATGCACATCGTCTGTGCAGAAAAATCGCAGCCTCCTTCTtccagagctgggaggagaagCGAGTGCTTTACCTCTACAAGAAGCTGTGCAGGAAGCACAAGGAGGAGCAAAACTGCGTGAGAAACTAA